One Camelus ferus isolate YT-003-E chromosome 21, BCGSAC_Cfer_1.0, whole genome shotgun sequence genomic region harbors:
- the UHMK1 gene encoding serine/threonine-protein kinase Kist, translating to MAGSGCAWGAEPPRFLEAFGRLWQVQSRLGSGSSASVYRVRCCGTPGSPPGALKQFLPPGTTGAAASAAEYGFRKERAALEQLQGHRNIVTLYGVFTIHFSPNVPSRCLLLELLDVSVSELLLYSSHQGCSMWMIQHCARDVLEALAFLHHEGYVHADLKPRNILWSAENECFKLIDFGLSFKEGNQDVKYIQTDGYRAPEAELQNCLAQAGLQSDTECTSAVDLWSLGIILLEMFSGMKLKHTVRSQEWKANSSAIIDHIFASKAVVNAAIPAYHLRDLIKSMLHDDPSRRIPAEMALCSPFFSIPFAPHIEDLVMLPTPVLRLLNVLDDDYLENEEEYEDVVEDVKEECQKYGPVVSLLVPKENPGRGQVFVEYANAGDSKAAQKLLTGRMFDGKFVVATFYPLSAYKRGYLYQTLL from the exons ATGGCGGGATCCGGCTGCGCGTGGGGTGCGGAGCCGCCGCGGTTTCTGGAAGCCTTCGGGCGGCTGTGGCAGGTACAGAGCCGCCTGGGTAGCGGCTCCTCGGCCTCGGTGTACCGGGTGCGCTGCTGCGGCACCCCCGGCTCTCCCCCCGGCGCCCTCAAGCAGTTCTTACCGCCGGGAACCACCGGGGCAGCGGCCTCGGCCGCGGAGTACGGTTTCCGCAAAGAGAGGGCGGCGCTGGAGCAGTTGCAGGGTCACAGGAACATCG tgACTTTATATGGAGTCTTTACAATCCACTTCTCTCCAAATGTGCCATCACGCTGTCTGTTGCTTGAACTCCTGGATGTCAGTGTTTCGGAATTGCTTTTATATTCCAGTCACCAGGGTTGTTCCATGTGGATGATACAGCATTGTGCCAGAGATGTTCTAGAGGCCCTTGCTTTTCTTCATCATGAGGGTTATGTCCATGCAGACCTCAAACCACGTAATATATTGTGGAGTGCCGAGAATGAATGTTTTAAGCTCATTGACTTTGGACTTAGCTTCAAAGAAGGCAATCAG GATGTAAAGTATATTCAGACAGACGGGTATCGGGCTCCGGAAGCAGAACTGCAGAATTGCTTGGCCCAGGCTGGCCTGCAGAGTGATACAGAATGTACCTCAGCTGTGGATCTGTGGAGCCTAGGAATCATTTTACTGGAAATGTTCTCAGGAATGAAACTGAAACATACAGTCAGATCTCAGGAATGGAAG gCAAACAGTTCTGCTATTATTGATCACATATTTGCCAGTAAAGCAGTGGTGAATGCCGCAATTCCAGCCTATCACCTAAGAGACCTTATCAAAAG CATGCTTCACGATGATCCCAGCAGGAGGATCCCCGCTGAAATGGCGCTGTGCAGCCCGTTCTTTAGCATTCCGTTTG CCCCTCATATTGAAGATTTGGTGATGCTTCCTACGCCAGTGCTAAGACTGCTGAATGTGCTGGACGATGATTATCTTGAGAACGAAGAGGAATACGAAG ATGTTGTAGAAGATGTGAAAGAGGAGTGTCAAAAATATGGACCAGTGGTATCTCTGCTTGTTCCAAAAGAAAATCCTGGCAGAGGACAA GTCTTTGTTGAATATGCAAATGCTGGTGATTCCAAAGCTGCTCAGAAATTACTGACTGGAAGGATGTTTGATGGGAAGTTTGTTGTGGCTACATTCTACCCGCTGAGTGCCTATAAGAGGGGATATCTGTATCAAACTTTGCTTTAA